A window of Gemmatimonadota bacterium genomic DNA:
GGAGAGACGAACGCTGGATCCCGCAACCCCCCTGCTCCCTTCGGGTTGGGGCGGCACGGGGCCGTCTGACGTCGTTAGCTCTCCTCCCCGATACGCAGCGGTATCGCGTCGTCGCGCTGCCTTGCAGCCGACCCCGTGGCGCTCCCAACGCGGCTCGCTACCCTTCTTCAGCGACCTGCTAGTGGACCGTTACGGTCCACTGGGCGCTCAGCTCCGTCCCAGAAGCCGGCGCAGCATGCCGCGCAGTCCGCCCGGGTTTGCCGGCGGCGCGGGGGGCAGCTCCCAGTCCAGTCCGAGAATGACGCTCGCGTCCAGGGCGAGCTCCGGGTCGGCCTCGTCGCGCACCTCGGCTATCCCCAGCGCGTCGGCGACGGCGCGGGCGGCGCCCGGCGGGCCGCCTCGATCGACCACCACCGATCGATCGTAGTCGAACCGTTCGGCGTTTCCATAGAACACCACGTCGTGGCCAAGCTCGCGCAACCGACCCGTGGCGTCCCGCGCGATTCCCTCCATGCCGGCGCCGTTCAGCACCTCGACGCGCGCGCTACCGTCGAACTGAGCCGGGTCCGTCAGAGGCGCCGCCTCGGTGCCGGCGCTCGCGGAGCGCGGGTGGGCGTCGGCCGGGTCCACGGTGGAATCCGCCGCGGGCGTCTCCGGCTGGGGCACCG
This region includes:
- a CDS encoding LytR C-terminal domain-containing protein, yielding MSKGTDRALTAVSGLAALALLAAFAAGMREAPAGPEKDAVPQPETPAADSTVDPADAHPRSASAGTEAAPLTDPAQFDGSARVEVLNGAGMEGIARDATGRLRELGHDVVFYGNAERFDYDRSVVVDRGGPPGAARAVADALGIAEVRDEADPELALDASVILGLDWELPPAPPANPGGLRGMLRRLLGRS